TCTCCAAATATACGAACGGGAAAGCTAACAAACAAAAAACTGAGTACTACACGGACAAACCCAAAAAAATCTACCCACAACGCACGGAAACAAAGGGTTTGAACCTCAAAAAAACGAAACCGCCGAAGTCAGGATGAATCGTGCGGTGCCGCCGTGCGGATGAAGGCCAAAAACGCGACCATGTACGGGTCGTTTCGGCGGGAACCGGCTCCATTTCACGGCGGCGCATCGCGCCCGGACACACCTCGTCTACGGAAGGGGGGACTCTACCTGACAACAAGTTCAAGGAACACCTCAGCGGGGGAGTCCGACATCAGAAGTCGGGGATCACATACCATCGCAACGGTTGAAAATGATCCCAAAACCGCTGCCACATCGGCTCTGCGGACTTGGCGATAGAAAATATTGCATAGCGACCATGGCGTGCGAGCGTTGCGCCGATCTTCAGCAGATACAGGCGAAAGGAATGAAGATGCAGACGAGGTGCTTCGGCCTCGACCGGGTCCGGGGGCGCGGGGGCCTCCCCCGTTGCAGACGCCCCCATTGTGGGCACCAACTCCCCGGATTCGTCCAACCGCGACTCCGAGGGCGCGGGGACCTGTCGATCCGCCTGCGGTGCCGCCTCCATTGGCGGTGCAGCCGCATGAAAGAGTTCCCGTGCGATGTGAAGAAGCTGGTAGGTCAGAAGGTAGAGAAACAGACGTACGATATTTTCGGGACGGATTGGCGCAGCGTCCGCATCGTTGTGGGACAGCGGCGGTCGCTCAATCGGGGTCTCGCGGTAATGCGACTTCGGTCGTGGAGACGAAGAAAGCGACCACGTACTCACCGCCTTGATCTCGCCCTGATGCATCTCGGCCTTCCCTCGCCGACGGTACGTTGTCGCCAACTCCTGTCCCGTTGACTGCGTGGGGGAAAGATTCGTGATCAAAAAATAGAATCGGTCAAATAATTCCATGGGACGCGGCCGCACCACCGGGATCACCCGACGCGGACACTCCCACGACTGCGCTTGATAGCGCAATTCGTGGTACGTCGTCTCCAACGCGCGATGGGTCAGATACGGGGCCGCCATCCGTTCCAGTACCGAATTCTTTTTCAGACGCATCAGATAGTGGATCCCTTCGTTCTCCAACCGTGTATACAGGGCACCACTGTTGAAGCCCGCATCCATTCGAATCCGGACGCGTTCGGCTGCATGCTTTTTGACCGCATCATGGTGGGACACAATGAAGTCCGCGCAATCGGTGACTTCGCGCTGCGTGCCCGGACGCAACTGGGCGCCCAGCACATCTCCACTCTCTGCGCAGGTTGCAAACAACGGCAAGAAAATCGTATCCTTGTAATGCCCGTTATACGCGCTTCCAGACTGGGTGCCGTGGACCTCGATCGGCATCGCATCCACATCAATGACCACTTCATCGAGGCGGTTCCCCCCGTTGCGGACCCGCAGATGCTCGATGGACAGCTTCTGAAGCGCGGCCTCCAAGACGGCGCGGTTCTCCTTGATGCCAAGGATCCCCAACCGGCGCGACAAGGTTGACTGCGAGGCCATGGGACGATCTGAATTGACCACCCCATCCCCGCGTTGCAAACTCGTGGCCGCACCAAATACAGGATCCGTACGCAATGGCTCCGCCCACAAACCATCCCACCCCTGGATCAACTGCAGCTGTCCCTGCAACAGCAACGCCCCCAACGGGTGCTTGACGCGATCGGGATTCCGGGGATCGGACAACCGATCCGTCAAACATTCAAGAATCCCCGTTCGATCCATCACCGACCGCATCAGCAACATACCCGCATCCGAACTCGTCTGGTGGCGACTGTCCGCTTTCACTAGGATTGAACGGTTAAAAGGAAGAGAAAAAAGAGGCTCCGTTGTCGAGGTCATTCGTTCACCTTCAGGGTGAAAATTAGTTTAGACACTCGAACGCCTCCTAGCCCAAAGGATCCAAAAATAAAATCCGCACCCCATGCAGCATAAACCCACAAAAACAAGACATTCTACCCTTCCAAGAAACCCGCTCCGAAAAGACTCAAGCGCGTTGTGGTGAATATTAGGGGGATAGCTACATTCAAGCTTGCCTTACCAGAAGCTCTGGTCTTCCCGCTCACTCACATACCCGACACAGTATTCTGCCATCCTTCGAATTAAATCCTCCATAAGGGGCTCATCATAGGGGATCTGTAGGCTGTACTTTGTGGTTTTGTAGTTTGCCAGTTCCTCATGGAAAGGCGCGAGACATGCACTGTGCGGCGAAAAATTTATGTGCGATTTATGCGTAGAGTAGGCAAACAAGAAACGGGGCTCCACGAAGAAGGGGGTCCCCCATTTGATTACCTCTTGGGCTTCTGGGACAACACTTCGAAGAATTTTACGAAGCTTGTGTAAATGTGGCAGTGCTTCATTCGGAGCTGCCGAAATATATTTCTCGACCGTGCTGGGTCG
The DNA window shown above is from Rhodothermaceae bacterium and carries:
- a CDS encoding IS1380 family transposase, with translation MTSTTEPLFSLPFNRSILVKADSRHQTSSDAGMLLMRSVMDRTGILECLTDRLSDPRNPDRVKHPLGALLLQGQLQLIQGWDGLWAEPLRTDPVFGAATSLQRGDGVVNSDRPMASQSTLSRRLGILGIKENRAVLEAALQKLSIEHLRVRNGGNRLDEVVIDVDAMPIEVHGTQSGSAYNGHYKDTIFLPLFATCAESGDVLGAQLRPGTQREVTDCADFIVSHHDAVKKHAAERVRIRMDAGFNSGALYTRLENEGIHYLMRLKKNSVLERMAAPYLTHRALETTYHELRYQAQSWECPRRVIPVVRPRPMELFDRFYFLITNLSPTQSTGQELATTYRRRGKAEMHQGEIKAVSTWSLSSSPRPKSHYRETPIERPPLSHNDADAAPIRPENIVRLFLYLLTYQLLHIARELFHAAAPPMEAAPQADRQVPAPSESRLDESGELVPTMGASATGEAPAPPDPVEAEAPRLHLHSFRLYLLKIGATLARHGRYAIFSIAKSAEPMWQRFWDHFQPLRWYVIPDF
- a CDS encoding DUF1801 domain-containing protein: MAKRQRPSTVEKYISAAPNEALPHLHKLRKILRSVVPEAQEVIKWGTPFFVEPRFLFAYSTHKSHINFSPHSACLAPFHEELANYKTTKYSLQIPYDEPLMEDLIRRMAEYCVGYVSEREDQSFW